The proteins below come from a single Mycobacterium parmense genomic window:
- a CDS encoding dihydrodipicolinate synthase family protein: protein MATAGEARAWAREALRGIGDSLYTPFCGRDGDDIDWDAYRSLVRYCVGALGHQMLWCTSGIAEFWSLTLDERKRLLEVAIEEGRRADPDVVIQACTAATSAKDCVDLTLHAQQAGADIAYIQTPMMEAHGGEGVLRFFAYVASRTDLALGMFNSPSSGYVLTPAEGARIYDEVPAVCATKEGAFRPGSSRLLHRLAPDLVIWECDKTVYRAGWLRDGIVCPAQLGTSGYLFETPQRRLFSEYWDLVYDGKLVEAMEYARHSGLDQFDLDIGSWWTCYPGRSDYFTHWGGAFKYAASLLGLPVGDHPDSRPPQALLPPEAKAQIEEAYLRLGLIDARRPTELVVPQA, encoded by the coding sequence ATGGCCACGGCCGGCGAGGCGCGTGCGTGGGCACGCGAGGCACTGCGGGGAATCGGCGATTCCCTCTACACCCCCTTCTGCGGCCGCGACGGGGACGACATCGACTGGGACGCCTACCGGAGTTTGGTGCGGTACTGCGTCGGCGCCCTCGGACACCAGATGTTGTGGTGCACCAGCGGCATCGCCGAGTTCTGGTCGTTGACGCTCGACGAGCGAAAGCGGTTGCTGGAGGTCGCGATCGAGGAGGGCCGCCGCGCCGATCCGGACGTGGTGATACAAGCATGCACGGCGGCCACCTCGGCCAAGGACTGCGTGGACCTGACCCTGCACGCCCAGCAGGCCGGCGCCGACATCGCCTATATCCAGACGCCCATGATGGAGGCCCACGGGGGCGAAGGCGTGCTGCGCTTCTTCGCCTATGTCGCCTCCCGCACGGACCTCGCCCTGGGCATGTTCAACTCGCCCTCGTCGGGATATGTGCTGACGCCGGCCGAGGGCGCGCGCATCTACGACGAGGTGCCCGCGGTGTGCGCCACCAAGGAGGGTGCGTTCAGGCCCGGCAGCAGCCGGTTGCTGCACCGGCTCGCGCCCGATCTGGTGATCTGGGAATGCGACAAGACGGTGTATCGCGCCGGATGGCTGCGTGACGGGATCGTCTGCCCGGCTCAGCTGGGCACATCCGGTTACCTGTTCGAGACTCCGCAGCGGCGACTGTTCTCCGAGTACTGGGATCTGGTGTACGACGGCAAGCTCGTCGAGGCCATGGAATACGCGCGCCATTCCGGCCTGGACCAGTTCGACCTGGACATCGGGTCGTGGTGGACCTGCTATCCGGGACGATCCGATTACTTCACCCACTGGGGTGGTGCGTTCAAGTACGCCGCGTCGCTGCTCGGTCTGCCGGTGGGCGACCACCCCGATTCCCGGCCTCCCCAAGCGCTATTGCCGCCCGAGGCCAAGGCCCAGATCGAAGAGGCCTACCTCCGCCTCGGCCTGATCGATGCGAGGCGCCCCACCGAACTCGTTGTGCCACAGGCGTAA